The Leptospirales bacterium genome has a window encoding:
- a CDS encoding chorismate-binding protein translates to MAGAPQGGFWQLSEAQALVQCSDAADVSSALDQLDELVARGLHVAGYLSYEALDGTGIGAASLAEDRPGNDPWRLRFAAFQERRWLSVDQWRRSGLQEGYSLRATEDPERRRRFLEGLQGVRNYLAAGESYQINLTGAIALQFSGSPLALFERLYCLQPTAMAACLLWPDEAILSLSPELFFETFPVADGWQIQSRPMKGTFARDAVGARHGPGDAKSLAENYMIVDVLRNDLGRRARRGSVRVLKPMTLEEHGPLLQSVSTVEALLAASEHRQLFRSLIPALFPCASVSGAPRLAARQRIRLLEDQPRGVYCGAVGLADKDGARFNVAIRTLQIDRNSGRARFGVGAGIVWDSQAEAEWQECELKAAFLRMAEDDFALIETMRLERGRIALLSGHLQRLQDSARLCAMDFPARAIEDALQTMCSRAGSEVWRLRLLLHRAGQFEVQQQALHPAGAAPRPPAPRRLALAAQRIWSADPFRRIKSTRRAEYDAARLLAARHQADDILFLNERGEVVETSIANLLLRSPDGNWLTPAVECGALPGVWLQNFELSLRRRGRTLVRRRLSLDEARRAGDWYVCNALRGRQPALLLDGPAIA, encoded by the coding sequence TTGGCCGGAGCGCCGCAGGGCGGCTTCTGGCAGCTCAGCGAGGCGCAGGCGCTGGTTCAGTGCAGCGATGCGGCCGATGTGTCGTCGGCCCTCGATCAGCTGGACGAACTCGTTGCCCGCGGTCTGCATGTCGCCGGCTACTTGAGCTATGAGGCCCTGGATGGAACAGGCATCGGCGCTGCCAGTCTTGCCGAGGATCGCCCCGGCAATGATCCCTGGCGCTTGCGCTTTGCGGCCTTCCAGGAGCGACGCTGGCTGAGCGTCGATCAGTGGCGCCGCAGCGGGTTGCAGGAGGGCTACAGTTTACGGGCGACCGAAGACCCCGAGCGACGCCGCCGGTTTCTGGAAGGACTGCAAGGCGTGCGCAATTATCTGGCAGCCGGCGAAAGTTACCAGATCAATCTCACCGGCGCCATTGCCTTGCAGTTCTCGGGTTCGCCGCTGGCGCTTTTTGAGCGTCTCTATTGCTTACAGCCCACGGCAATGGCTGCATGCCTGCTGTGGCCGGACGAGGCGATTCTCTCGCTTTCGCCGGAGCTCTTCTTCGAAACATTTCCGGTTGCCGATGGCTGGCAGATCCAGTCCAGGCCGATGAAGGGAACCTTTGCACGAGACGCCGTCGGCGCCCGGCACGGACCCGGCGATGCCAAGTCGCTGGCCGAAAACTATATGATCGTCGATGTATTACGCAACGATCTGGGGCGCCGAGCGCGGCGCGGCAGCGTGCGCGTACTCAAGCCCATGACGCTGGAAGAACATGGACCGCTGCTGCAGAGCGTCAGCACTGTCGAGGCTTTGCTTGCCGCAAGTGAACACCGTCAACTTTTTCGTTCGCTGATTCCGGCGCTCTTTCCCTGCGCTTCGGTAAGCGGCGCTCCGCGCCTGGCGGCCCGACAGCGGATTCGATTGCTGGAGGATCAGCCGCGCGGAGTCTACTGCGGGGCCGTCGGTCTGGCCGACAAAGATGGCGCTCGTTTCAACGTGGCCATACGAACGCTGCAAATCGATCGTAACAGCGGTCGCGCGCGCTTTGGCGTTGGCGCCGGCATCGTCTGGGACTCGCAGGCCGAGGCCGAATGGCAGGAATGCGAGCTGAAGGCGGCCTTCCTGCGTATGGCCGAGGATGATTTTGCATTGATTGAAACAATGCGCCTGGAACGTGGACGAATTGCCCTTCTGTCCGGGCATCTGCAACGCCTCCAGGATTCGGCCAGACTTTGCGCTATGGATTTTCCAGCCCGCGCCATCGAGGATGCTTTGCAGACGATGTGTTCCAGGGCTGGAAGCGAAGTCTGGCGCCTGCGTTTACTCCTGCATCGCGCCGGACAATTTGAAGTTCAGCAGCAGGCGCTGCATCCTGCGGGCGCTGCGCCTCGGCCGCCTGCGCCGCGCCGGCTGGCGCTTGCGGCGCAGCGCATCTGGTCGGCGGACCCGTTTCGACGCATCAAGTCGACGCGACGCGCGGAGTACGACGCGGCCCGTCTGCTGGCAGCCAGGCATCAGGCGGATGACATTCTATTCTTGAATGAACGCGGCGAGGTCGTTGAAACGTCAATTGCCAACCTGCTGTTGCGCAGCCCCGATGGGAACTGGCTTACGCCAGCCGTTGAGTGTGGCGCACTGCCTGGCGTCTGGTTGCAGAACTTTGAGCTATCCCTGAGGCGACGTGGGCGAACATTAGTGCGCAGGCGTCTGAGTCTCGACGAAGCGCGAAGGGCGGGCGACTGGTACGTGTGCAATGCGCTGCGCGGACGACAGCCAGCGCTGCTGCTGGATGGCCCGGCGATTGCTTGA
- a CDS encoding ATP-binding protein yields MSNEDSKEQGAPRDRVRLELPSHPRFVSFARDLVYRLALQQGFTTAAAFDLKIIAGEALSNIIKHAYQGQNNRPIYLEFLMFANYIEIHFRDLGRQSPIAGGDALDLSDYRERGLGVFLIGKLSDYHYFDQSHSVGTELVIKKRLA; encoded by the coding sequence TTGAGCAATGAGGATAGCAAGGAACAGGGGGCGCCGCGCGATCGAGTGCGTCTGGAACTGCCTTCCCATCCGCGTTTCGTTAGCTTTGCCCGCGACCTGGTTTATCGTCTTGCCCTGCAGCAGGGATTTACTACCGCCGCGGCCTTTGATCTCAAGATCATCGCTGGCGAGGCGCTGAGCAATATCATCAAGCACGCCTACCAGGGACAAAACAATCGCCCGATTTACTTAGAATTCTTGATGTTTGCTAATTATATTGAAATTCACTTTCGCGATCTGGGCCGGCAATCGCCGATCGCCGGCGGCGATGCTCTCGACCTTTCCGACTATCGGGAGCGCGGACTGGGAGTCTTTTTGATCGGGAAGCTTTCGGACTACCATTACTTCGATCAGTCGCATTCGGTGGGCACCGAGCTGGTGATCAAGAAAAGGCTGGCTTGA
- a CDS encoding lipoate--protein ligase family protein, with the protein MFFEFLDLKPRNPYLGLALDEALANTMVRQGWSGGLRLWSNPLCIVLGRSDQLTANIPEARRSIESSQLRRRWTADAPVLRRLSGGGAVLHGPGNLNYSLFVSLEKNPDFYPLRISYALLLGIVRKALEAQGLAALLRGQSDLVVTAENGTLMKISGNAQFRRRGALVLHGTLIMRPELIERVSDYLLHPPREPDYRSGRDHRRFLTHLPDSFDFSAFHACVSGELQQLLRVDAPVRLGPAERFQVYCKARRLVYGCYARKEWIVEARSPQELALGA; encoded by the coding sequence ATGTTTTTTGAGTTCCTCGACTTGAAACCGCGCAATCCATACCTTGGACTGGCGCTGGATGAAGCCCTGGCCAATACCATGGTCCGACAGGGTTGGTCGGGGGGATTGCGACTGTGGTCCAATCCCTTGTGCATCGTGCTGGGTCGTTCCGACCAGTTGACCGCCAATATTCCCGAAGCCCGCCGTTCCATTGAATCCTCGCAGCTGCGGCGTCGCTGGACGGCGGACGCGCCGGTATTGCGTCGCCTTTCCGGCGGCGGGGCCGTACTGCACGGTCCGGGCAATCTGAACTACAGCCTTTTCGTTTCTCTGGAAAAGAATCCGGACTTCTACCCGCTGCGCATTTCCTACGCTTTGCTGCTGGGCATTGTGCGCAAGGCGCTTGAGGCGCAGGGGCTTGCCGCGCTGTTGCGCGGCCAGTCCGATCTGGTGGTGACGGCGGAAAATGGAACGCTGATGAAAATATCAGGAAATGCACAGTTTCGTCGCCGCGGCGCACTGGTCCTCCATGGCACTTTGATTATGCGTCCCGAATTGATTGAACGCGTTAGCGACTACTTGCTGCACCCGCCGCGCGAACCAGACTATCGCAGCGGCCGCGACCATCGTCGCTTTCTCACACACCTGCCAGATTCCTTTGATTTCTCCGCCTTTCACGCCTGCGTTTCTGGCGAGCTGCAACAGCTCTTACGCGTCGACGCGCCGGTTCGCCTTGGGCCGGCCGAACGATTTCAAGTATACTGCAAAGCGCGTCGTCTCGTCTATGGCTGCTACGCCCGAAAAGAGTGGATTGTAGAGGCGCGCTCGCCACAGGAGCTGGCGCTCGGCGCCTGA
- a CDS encoding serine hydroxymethyltransferase, whose protein sequence is MLGRYLRDSDPEAFAILQREDQRQQRCLEMIASENFVSRAVLEAYTSTLTNKYAEGYPGKRYYNGCDHADEIESLAIDRLKRLFGAGFANVQPHSGAQANMAVFLGFLQPGDTFMGMDLAHGGHLSHGSKVNFSGRYFNVVSYGVRPDDHRIDYDQLRALAREHKPKLIIAGFSAYARTLDFAKFREIADEVGAIVMADIAHIAGLVAVGEHPTSIGVAHITTSTTHKTLRGPRGGIILSNTEEHAKLMNSRVFPGAQGGPLMHVIAAKAVAFGEALRPDYKEYIRQVKRNAAVLAETFQSRGFAVVSGGTDNHLVLLDVTRSGVTGAAAADRMDEAGITANKNAIPFDPHPPAVTSGVRLGSPALTTRGLKEDDFRRLGGLICDLLDHFNDPAALARVKGGVAELCNAHPMDAFRLD, encoded by the coding sequence ATGTTGGGACGCTATTTGCGCGATTCGGATCCAGAGGCCTTCGCCATTCTGCAGCGCGAGGATCAGCGGCAACAGCGCTGCCTGGAAATGATCGCCTCCGAGAATTTTGTCAGCCGCGCGGTGCTCGAAGCCTACACATCTACGCTGACCAACAAGTACGCCGAAGGATATCCCGGCAAACGCTACTACAACGGCTGCGACCACGCCGATGAAATCGAGAGCCTTGCCATCGATCGTTTGAAGCGCTTATTTGGGGCCGGCTTTGCCAATGTGCAACCCCACTCCGGCGCTCAGGCCAACATGGCCGTCTTTCTAGGTTTCCTGCAGCCCGGCGACACCTTCATGGGCATGGACCTGGCGCACGGCGGTCATCTGTCGCACGGATCGAAGGTGAACTTTTCGGGGCGCTATTTCAACGTCGTCTCCTACGGCGTGCGCCCGGACGACCATCGCATCGACTACGACCAGCTTCGCGCCCTGGCTCGCGAACATAAGCCAAAGCTGATCATTGCTGGCTTCTCAGCCTACGCGCGCACTCTGGACTTTGCAAAGTTCCGCGAGATTGCCGACGAGGTCGGGGCGATCGTGATGGCCGATATCGCCCATATCGCCGGGCTGGTCGCGGTTGGCGAACATCCTACCTCCATTGGCGTGGCGCACATCACCACCAGTACTACTCATAAGACGCTGCGCGGCCCGCGCGGCGGAATCATTCTCTCCAACACTGAAGAGCATGCCAAACTGATGAACTCGCGCGTCTTCCCGGGCGCGCAGGGCGGCCCCTTGATGCATGTGATTGCCGCCAAGGCCGTGGCCTTTGGCGAGGCGTTGCGTCCGGATTATAAAGAGTACATCCGTCAGGTAAAACGCAATGCCGCCGTTCTGGCGGAGACCTTCCAGTCGAGGGGATTCGCCGTGGTCAGCGGCGGCACTGACAACCATCTGGTATTGCTGGATGTCACTCGCAGCGGCGTAACCGGCGCCGCCGCCGCCGATCGCATGGATGAAGCGGGCATTACGGCCAACAAGAATGCCATTCCCTTTGATCCGCATCCGCCGGCGGTTACCAGCGGCGTGCGTCTGGGATCGCCCGCCCTGACCACCCGCGGCCTGAAGGAAGACGACTTTCGTCGACTGGGCGGCCTGATCTGCGATCTCCTGGATCACTTCAATGATCCTGCGGCGCTGGCCCGGGTGAAGGGCGGCGTCGCCGAACTCTGCAATGCCCATCCCATGGACGCCTTCCGGCTGGATTGA
- the infC gene encoding translation initiation factor IF-3, with product MSKRKIAPPPPKAREPRTNFRITAAKVRIVTDGKIEVMERQAALRLAESQGLDLVEVSPDQDPPVCKIIDYGKWKYEQQKKKKEASKNQHTVQIKEIKLRPKIAGNDYDLKKRNARAFLEEGNKVKVTLRFRGREMAHPDLGMKLMSKLSVELAEIAVVESQPRMDGRQIVMALGPKPGLRKKAPEKPAEKPASSKKEVEGAASEPSMAASAPVDGAGNQGE from the coding sequence ATGTCGAAGCGCAAGATTGCACCACCGCCCCCCAAAGCAAGGGAGCCCCGCACTAATTTTCGCATTACAGCTGCAAAGGTGCGAATTGTAACCGATGGCAAAATTGAAGTCATGGAGCGCCAGGCTGCGCTGCGTCTGGCCGAGAGCCAGGGACTCGATCTAGTTGAGGTCAGTCCCGATCAGGACCCGCCGGTATGCAAGATCATTGACTACGGCAAGTGGAAGTACGAGCAACAGAAAAAGAAGAAGGAAGCTTCCAAGAATCAGCACACCGTCCAGATCAAAGAAATCAAGCTCCGTCCAAAGATCGCCGGAAATGACTACGATCTAAAAAAGCGGAACGCACGCGCCTTTCTGGAAGAGGGAAACAAGGTCAAGGTTACTCTTCGCTTCCGCGGACGAGAGATGGCTCATCCCGATCTGGGTATGAAGCTGATGTCCAAGCTCAGCGTCGAGTTAGCGGAGATCGCAGTGGTAGAGTCACAGCCGCGTATGGACGGCCGTCAGATTGTAATGGCTCTTGGTCCGAAGCCAGGTCTGCGTAAGAAGGCGCCAGAGAAACCCGCGGAGAAGCCGGCTTCTTCCAAAAAAGAAGTTGAAGGCGCGGCCTCTGAGCCAAGCATGGCTGCTTCCGCGCCGGTCGATGGCGCAGGAAATCAGGGCGAGTAG
- the rpmI gene encoding 50S ribosomal protein L35: MPKLKTNKAASKRFKMTASGKIKRPKANKRHNLSTKTKDQKRRLRAGGLVHERDEAPVKLLLPYGR; the protein is encoded by the coding sequence ATGCCTAAATTGAAGACCAACAAAGCGGCCTCCAAACGCTTCAAGATGACGGCCAGCGGCAAGATCAAGCGCCCGAAGGCCAACAAGCGGCATAATCTCAGCACCAAGACCAAAGACCAGAAGCGACGCCTGCGGGCGGGCGGGTTGGTCCACGAGCGCGACGAGGCGCCGGTCAAGCTGTTGCTGCCGTACGGCCGTTGA
- the rplT gene encoding 50S ribosomal protein L20: protein MRAKSGTIHSKRRARTLKDAKGFRGARHRQYRMAKQSVVKAGVHAYNSRRQLKRQMRALWIVRINAAARLHGLSYSRLIHGLSEKGVALDRKALADIAFGDPLAFKTLCESAR from the coding sequence ATGCGAGCAAAAAGCGGCACCATCCATAGCAAACGCCGGGCGCGGACCCTGAAGGACGCCAAGGGCTTCCGTGGCGCGCGCCACCGGCAGTACCGGATGGCCAAGCAGTCAGTGGTCAAAGCCGGCGTTCACGCTTACAATTCCCGTCGTCAGCTGAAGCGCCAGATGCGGGCTCTGTGGATTGTTCGAATCAATGCGGCCGCGCGCCTCCATGGCCTGTCCTATTCGCGCCTGATCCACGGCCTCAGCGAAAAAGGCGTCGCTCTGGATCGTAAAGCCCTGGCCGACATTGCCTTTGGCGACCCCCTGGCCTTCAAGACGCTCTGCGAAAGCGCTCGCTGA
- a CDS encoding cell division protein ZapA, with amino-acid sequence MASPATIPEARVAVEILGERFVIRGDAEAGYIAEVARIVDDRLRDLSRSSPGASRARIATLLALNLADELMQEKNRGGDHEELRFAAERTRQLIDLLDEGLIGESV; translated from the coding sequence ATGGCATCGCCGGCAACTATTCCCGAAGCGCGCGTCGCGGTAGAAATACTCGGCGAACGCTTTGTGATCCGCGGCGATGCCGAGGCCGGCTACATCGCAGAGGTGGCGCGCATTGTCGATGATCGCCTGCGGGACCTCAGCCGTTCTTCGCCGGGCGCCAGCCGCGCCCGCATTGCCACGCTGCTGGCGCTCAATCTGGCGGACGAACTGATGCAGGAAAAAAACCGCGGCGGCGATCACGAAGAGCTGCGTTTTGCTGCGGAGCGCACGCGTCAGCTGATCGACCTTCTCGATGAAGGCTTGATTGGCGAAAGCGTTTGA
- a CDS encoding 5-formyltetrahydrofolate cyclo-ligase has protein sequence MNLSKNQARQQARALWPSWLPTEAPRQALQILETLLAALQPRRIAAFYPMNDEYDPWPALPANAQILAPRAVSGLLEFRVVRWPGEAALPALRDQSGAPGASDAATLLPQGAPIDIALLPALAAAADGARLGRGAGYYDRSQHLLGEALRLALLPAALCRLPFAGEEHDLQLDLAICENGACCYTAAGRLALADRAARVE, from the coding sequence ATGAACCTCTCAAAAAACCAGGCCCGTCAGCAGGCCAGGGCGCTGTGGCCCAGCTGGCTGCCGACTGAGGCGCCTCGCCAGGCGCTACAAATCCTGGAAACGCTGCTGGCGGCGCTCCAGCCGCGTCGTATTGCCGCCTTTTATCCAATGAACGATGAGTACGATCCGTGGCCGGCGCTGCCGGCCAATGCTCAGATTCTGGCCCCCCGGGCTGTATCTGGACTGCTGGAGTTTCGAGTAGTCCGATGGCCGGGGGAGGCGGCGCTGCCTGCTTTGCGCGATCAGAGCGGTGCGCCAGGCGCTTCGGACGCCGCCACTCTCTTGCCCCAGGGTGCGCCCATCGATATAGCTCTTTTGCCGGCGCTTGCTGCTGCGGCGGACGGCGCTCGATTGGGCCGCGGCGCCGGCTACTACGATCGATCCCAGCATCTGCTGGGCGAGGCCCTGCGTCTGGCGCTACTCCCGGCTGCGCTCTGTCGTTTGCCCTTTGCCGGCGAGGAGCACGATTTGCAGCTCGATCTGGCGATCTGTGAAAATGGCGCCTGCTGCTATACTGCGGCGGGCCGGCTGGCGCTGGCCGATCGGGCGGCCCGGGTCGAATAG
- a CDS encoding chemotaxis protein CheW, translated as MSMELSYGGLSGLFDDLQEQESGEQYRQFLTFDAAGGYYAVNILDTFEILKPTLLTRTPNVEDEMLGVVNLRGNIIPIVDLSRKFRGDFTELENVSRIVVVSFQGKYSGLLVDRVLEVVRVAESAIEAGEVRGFSNEYIQSVGRSGDRIFLILNLERLLQFGGAMQEREV; from the coding sequence ATGTCCATGGAATTGAGCTACGGCGGGCTCTCCGGTCTTTTCGACGATTTGCAAGAACAGGAGAGCGGCGAACAGTATCGTCAGTTCCTGACCTTCGATGCAGCCGGCGGCTACTACGCCGTCAACATCCTTGATACTTTTGAAATATTGAAGCCGACCCTGCTCACGCGCACGCCCAATGTCGAGGATGAGATGCTTGGCGTGGTCAACCTGCGCGGTAACATCATACCGATTGTGGATTTGAGCCGCAAATTCCGCGGGGACTTTACGGAGCTGGAGAACGTAAGCCGCATTGTGGTGGTCAGCTTTCAAGGAAAGTACAGCGGCCTTCTGGTGGATCGAGTACTCGAGGTTGTTCGCGTTGCAGAATCGGCCATTGAGGCCGGCGAAGTGCGCGGTTTCTCCAATGAGTACATTCAGAGCGTCGGGCGTTCCGGCGATCGCATCTTTCTCATTCTGAATCTTGAGCGTTTGTTGCAGTTTGGCGGCGCTATGCAGGAGCGCGAAGTCTGA
- a CDS encoding chemotaxis protein CheW produces MADQKDRYLEIFLEEAGDQLDLLNRSLLDLERSGPQREIIDEIFRSAHTLKSAAAFIGYDHLSELNHRLEDLFQRIRDQKIAISTPIVDLMFEALDHMRAFLAAVSRGESPENDFAELRERLQQTLQEATGAPVVGGQIASLTSLNPGANAGPANAPAAAAGLDFLSLDEADEEALVQQAAGRHVFDGIVRIDRDAAIKNMRYLLLLESIKREATLFRSEPAAEMLETDQEVDHLAFVVHGDITRDRLVKLCQIDMVEELRIAERGPGAAIGRREGGDALHAEARLQSRNIKVSAEKIDYLMNNVGELVIINSGLQKIYEDMQSSLGESGLLAELKSKIDQAERIARDLQSGIMKTRMIPVGLVFHRFTRPVRDLSHELGKEVELYFHGEDVELDKNIIDALGEPLLHLLRNALDHGIETQAERVSRGKPATARLTLNAYQSGNNIFIEISDDGRGLNTEAIRRKAQAGGLIPSNSDLSADQIHQLIFEPGFSTAATVTDLSGRGVGMNVVKKMTEDFKGSIQIQSQAGQGAAFLLSFPLTLAIVSAILVRIEEEEYAFPLADVVETIRVNRDEVTSLQGRDIINLRGDILPVYRLSRLLGLHDGAEGADFPVLIALHANRKIGFVVDGLIGKKEIVIKSLEQNYRSVPGLIGACLMGDGRIVMVLDVQGLLEIAAQQSGAHAALQMAQSESGEYLNPAQLYNLRVEELQRLQRQMAEDWETGEVEELAAVGASSAVAAMAPAGAARASVNAGPPPELNAATPGGSLLAGPEASASKRPSSSLFEQDMQAAAEELARTHFPEVEPAAVEASMPGGEQQPPAPALPASSSPDRHADRAAPLRELSDEDYQKLYGLINRGMLNAGQVLSQLLGVRVDVSTPEIKTMDYADISRYTPAGSLLAATVEAEQGIDAIVLLVFDEATGYRAAGDLLGIPPEQWTREAIGAEDLRSVIQELINIVGASILNELSNRTGITMTPTVPDFFQGARDGLIRWLDQKEGDARGLKVLYITADFYRQDLEFLGRLFLIPSAQSLARVVNRL; encoded by the coding sequence ATGGCCGACCAGAAGGATCGTTATCTCGAGATTTTCCTGGAAGAGGCCGGCGATCAGCTCGATCTGCTGAATCGCAGCTTGCTCGATCTGGAACGTTCCGGTCCGCAGCGCGAAATCATCGACGAAATTTTTCGCAGCGCTCACACCTTGAAATCGGCGGCGGCCTTCATCGGCTACGACCATCTATCGGAACTGAATCATCGACTGGAAGACCTCTTCCAGCGCATTCGCGATCAGAAGATTGCGATCAGCACGCCTATTGTGGACTTGATGTTCGAGGCGCTGGATCATATGCGCGCCTTTCTGGCGGCCGTATCGCGCGGCGAGTCGCCGGAAAACGATTTTGCCGAATTGCGCGAACGACTGCAACAAACGCTGCAGGAAGCGACGGGCGCGCCGGTCGTGGGCGGCCAGATCGCCAGTCTGACCAGCTTGAATCCCGGCGCCAATGCAGGTCCGGCAAACGCTCCAGCGGCGGCCGCTGGCCTTGATTTTTTGAGCCTTGATGAGGCCGATGAGGAAGCGCTGGTTCAGCAGGCCGCCGGCCGTCACGTTTTTGATGGCATCGTTCGCATCGATCGCGACGCGGCGATCAAGAACATGCGCTATCTGCTTCTGCTGGAAAGCATCAAGCGCGAGGCGACGCTGTTTCGCTCCGAACCGGCGGCGGAAATGCTGGAGACGGACCAGGAAGTCGACCATCTTGCCTTTGTCGTCCACGGCGACATCACTCGCGATCGTCTGGTCAAGCTCTGCCAGATCGATATGGTGGAAGAGCTGCGCATCGCGGAACGCGGACCTGGCGCGGCCATTGGCCGTCGTGAAGGCGGCGATGCTCTGCACGCCGAGGCGCGTTTGCAGTCGCGCAATATCAAGGTCTCCGCAGAGAAGATCGACTACCTGATGAACAATGTGGGCGAGCTGGTGATCATCAACTCCGGCCTGCAAAAAATCTACGAGGATATGCAGAGCTCCCTGGGCGAATCGGGGCTGCTGGCGGAGCTGAAATCAAAGATCGATCAGGCCGAGCGAATTGCTCGCGACCTGCAGTCCGGCATCATGAAGACGCGCATGATTCCCGTCGGGCTTGTCTTCCATCGCTTTACGCGTCCGGTGCGCGATCTTTCCCACGAACTGGGCAAAGAGGTTGAGCTCTACTTCCATGGCGAAGACGTTGAGCTGGACAAGAATATCATCGATGCCCTTGGCGAACCGCTTCTGCATCTGCTGCGCAATGCGCTCGACCATGGCATTGAAACGCAGGCTGAACGCGTCAGCCGCGGCAAACCGGCGACAGCGCGCTTGACGCTCAACGCCTACCAGAGCGGCAACAATATCTTCATTGAGATTTCAGATGACGGCCGCGGACTCAACACCGAGGCGATTCGCCGTAAGGCGCAGGCTGGCGGACTCATACCCTCGAACAGCGATTTGAGCGCGGATCAAATCCACCAGCTGATCTTCGAGCCAGGCTTTTCAACAGCGGCGACCGTGACTGACCTTTCCGGTCGCGGCGTGGGAATGAATGTGGTCAAGAAGATGACCGAGGATTTCAAAGGATCAATTCAGATCCAATCACAGGCGGGGCAGGGCGCCGCCTTCTTACTGAGCTTTCCGCTGACGCTGGCCATCGTCTCCGCCATCCTGGTGCGCATTGAGGAGGAAGAATACGCCTTCCCCCTGGCGGACGTAGTGGAAACGATACGCGTCAATCGCGACGAGGTGACCAGCCTGCAGGGACGCGACATCATCAATCTGCGCGGCGATATCCTGCCGGTCTACCGCCTGAGTCGATTGCTGGGTTTGCACGACGGGGCCGAAGGCGCGGATTTTCCAGTGCTGATTGCGCTGCATGCCAATCGCAAGATTGGCTTCGTTGTCGATGGCTTGATTGGTAAGAAAGAGATTGTGATCAAATCCCTCGAGCAGAATTACCGCAGCGTGCCCGGACTGATCGGCGCCTGTCTGATGGGCGACGGACGGATTGTCATGGTGCTCGATGTCCAGGGTCTGCTGGAGATTGCCGCGCAGCAGAGCGGGGCGCACGCGGCGCTGCAAATGGCCCAATCCGAAAGCGGAGAGTATCTGAACCCGGCGCAACTTTACAATCTGCGCGTCGAGGAACTGCAGCGCCTGCAGCGGCAGATGGCGGAAGACTGGGAGACTGGCGAGGTCGAAGAATTGGCCGCCGTGGGCGCCAGCAGCGCTGTCGCCGCCATGGCGCCGGCCGGCGCCGCCAGAGCCAGCGTCAACGCTGGACCGCCGCCCGAGCTGAACGCTGCAACACCTGGCGGCTCTTTGCTGGCGGGACCAGAAGCCAGCGCAAGCAAACGACCATCCTCTTCGCTTTTTGAACAGGATATGCAGGCGGCGGCCGAAGAATTGGCCCGGACGCACTTTCCCGAAGTCGAACCCGCTGCTGTTGAAGCGTCCATGCCAGGCGGAGAACAGCAGCCTCCCGCGCCTGCACTCCCGGCGTCGTCGTCTCCCGATCGCCACGCGGATCGTGCGGCGCCGTTGCGCGAGCTTTCCGACGAAGACTATCAGAAGTTATACGGTTTGATCAATCGCGGCATGCTCAATGCCGGTCAGGTCCTGTCCCAGCTGCTTGGGGTTCGCGTCGATGTTTCTACGCCGGAAATCAAGACAATGGACTACGCCGATATCAGCCGCTATACGCCGGCCGGCAGCTTGCTGGCGGCGACAGTCGAAGCGGAGCAAGGCATCGATGCCATCGTGCTCTTGGTTTTCGACGAGGCTACGGGATATCGGGCGGCCGGCGATCTGCTGGGCATTCCTCCGGAACAGTGGACGCGCGAAGCCATCGGCGCCGAGGATTTGCGTTCTGTGATTCAGGAGTTGATCAATATAGTTGGCGCCAGCATACTGAATGAACTGTCCAATCGTACTGGAATCACCATGACGCCAACAGTGCCCGACTTCTTTCAGGGAGCGCGCGACGGACTGATTCGCTGGCTGGACCAGAAGGAAGGGGACGCGCGCGGATTGAAAGTGCTCTATATCACCGCCGATTTCTACCGTCAAGATCTGGAATTTCTGGGACGCTTGTTCCTGATTCCTTCAGCGCAGTCTCTGGCCCGCGTGGTCAATCGACTCTAA